In Prunus dulcis chromosome 1, ALMONDv2, whole genome shotgun sequence, the following are encoded in one genomic region:
- the LOC117614881 gene encoding UDP-glycosyltransferase 73B5-like: MASPQALHVVIFPFMSQGHTLPLLDLSKALSHRKIKVTIITTPANAKSIGEDTENHPNIGLVEIPFPIIHGLPQGTENTSQLPSMEFFFPFLMATKQLQKPFEQVLQGMSVSKSLPICVISDFFLGWTLSSCQAFGVPRLVFHGMCVLSMAICKSVCVHMPHTKAKSVLDPIDLPGLELPFDLSVSELPAQLIQATDQNDPFFQFMSDVGQADCNSWGVVVNSFEELESGTVSPFETFYENGARAWCLGPLFLYDKVEGINKPISQKQPNKLIQFLNDQVTLGSVLYVSFGTQADLSDAQLDQVGLGLEEALVPFLLVVRSTTWSPPNGLEERLKGKGMIVKEWVDQRRILSHRAVGGFFSHCGWNSVIESISAGVPILAWPMIAEQSLNAKLVAEGLGAGLGIRKTHDNLGSGIEVSRQAICEGVRELMEGEKGRDARERAQALGRIAWRAVQEGGSSHQALNKFIDQLCAFSSQ; the protein is encoded by the exons ATGGCATCCCCACAAGCTCTCCATGTTGTTATCTTCCCTTTCATGTCTCAAGGCCACACTCTTCCATTACTAGACCTCTCCAAAGCTCTTTCCCATCGCAAGATCAAAGTCACCATCATCACAACTCCAGCCAACGCAAAATCAATTGGCGAAGACACAGAAAACCACCCCAACATCGGACTCGTTGAGATCCCATTTCCCATCATTCATGGCTTGCCTCAAGGCACAGAAAACACCTCCCAACTTCCATCCATGGAGTTCTTCTTCCCTTTCCTCATGGCCACCAAACAGCTCCAAAAACCCTTTGAACAAGTCCTCCAAGGCATGAGCGTGTCCAAATCACTTCCCATCTGTGTCatttcagatttcttcttGGGCTGGACTCTGTCTTCATGCCAAGCTTTTGGGGTGCCTAGATTGGTTTTTCATGGCATGTGTGTCTTGTCAATGGCCATATGCAAATCTGTGTGTGTGCACATGCCACACACAAAAGCAAAGTCAGTTTTGGACCCAATAGACTTGCCAGGCCTCGAGCTTCCCTTTGATCTGAGTGTCTCTGAATTACCAGCTCAGCTCATTCAAGCAACTGATCAAAACGACCCATTTTTCCAGTTCATGTCTGATGTGGGGCAAGCTGACTGCAACAGCTGGGGGGTTGTGGTGAACAGCTTTGAGGAGCTTGAAAGCGGCACCGTTTCACCATTTGAAACTTTCTATGAAAATGGAGCTAGGGCTTGGTGCTTGGGGCCTCTTTTCTTGTATGACAAAGTTGAAGGGATCAACAAACCCATCAGCCAGAAGCAACCCAACAAGTTGATCCAATTTCTCAATGATCAAGTCACTCTGGGCTCTGTGCTCTACGTCTCATTTGGAACACAAGCAGACTTGTCAGATGCTCAACTTGATCAAGTGGGTTTGGGCTTAGAGGAGGCTTTGGTTCCATTTCTATTGGTGGTGCGGTCAACCACTTGGTCTCCACCCAATGGACTAGAAGAGAGGTTAAAAG GTAAGGGAATGATTGTAAAGGAATGGGTCGACCAACGACGAATATTATCACACCGAGCGGTTGGGGGTTTTTTTAGTCATTGCGGGTGGAACTCGGTGATTGAAAGTATATCTGCAGGTGTGCCCATTTTGGCTTGGCCTATGATTGCCGAACAGTCCTTGAATGCTAAGCTTGTTGCTGAAGGGCTTGGGGCTGGACTTGGGATTAGAAAGACCCATGATAATTTGGGTTCAGGGATTGAGGTATCAAGGCAGGCAATTTGTGAAGGCGTGAGAGAGTTGATGGAAGGAGAGAAAGGAAGGGATGCAAGGGAGAGAGCACAAGCCTTGGGAAGAATTGCTTGGCGTGCGGTTCAAGAAGGTGGCTCGTCCCATCAAGCCCTAAACAAGTTTATTGACCAACTTTGTGCATTTTCTAGTCAATAG